One Amycolatopsis sp. NBC_00355 genomic window carries:
- a CDS encoding dienelactone hydrolase family protein, which produces MTSTSTVDYQRTDGPTRRLTFAEPEGALRGGLVVLHEADGVTDGVKLLLASLATEGWLTVTPHLDGQALTQQDLLEATDITLAWLVERGVQGDLLGVMGFDLGGTAALVVASHRRLGAAVSVGGQQAAELPALVEIAGKLTSPWLGMYGDAGDEAGGAEVERLRDAAASAKVATNVVHYPGANHRFDADPGAAAEAWQRTLNWFDAHLR; this is translated from the coding sequence ATGACGTCGACCAGCACCGTGGACTACCAGCGCACCGACGGCCCTACCCGCCGCCTCACCTTCGCGGAACCCGAAGGCGCGCTGCGGGGCGGCCTGGTCGTGCTGCACGAAGCGGACGGCGTCACCGACGGCGTGAAGCTCCTGCTGGCCAGTCTCGCCACGGAGGGCTGGCTGACCGTCACACCCCACCTCGACGGCCAGGCCCTCACCCAGCAGGACCTGCTCGAGGCGACGGACATCACACTCGCGTGGCTCGTCGAACGCGGCGTCCAGGGCGACCTCCTCGGCGTGATGGGCTTCGACCTCGGCGGCACGGCGGCGCTCGTCGTCGCTTCGCACCGGCGGCTCGGCGCGGCGGTCAGCGTCGGCGGCCAGCAGGCCGCGGAGCTGCCCGCGCTGGTCGAGATCGCCGGGAAGCTCACCAGCCCGTGGCTCGGCATGTACGGCGACGCCGGTGACGAGGCCGGCGGCGCGGAGGTGGAGCGGCTGCGGGACGCGGCCGCGTCGGCGAAGGTCGCCACCAACGTCGTCCACTACCCGGGCGCGAACCACCGCTTCGACGCCGACCCCGGCGCGGCGGCGGAGGCCTGGCAGCGCACGCTCAACTGGTTCGACGCACACCTGCGTTAG